The window ATGTTCAGGATCGAAAACGGGGGAAGGATCGAAAAGGGAAGCCCGGCTGACATCATCGTTCTCGACGGAAACGCACCCAACCTGGTCCCTGTATATAACCCGGTATCGCATGCCATCTATGCGGCTCACGGCACGAACGTCAAGGATTCGATAATCGCTGGCAAGGTGGTGATGAAGAATTTCAAATGCCTTACCATCGACGAAAAGGCCGTCATCAGGGAATGCCGCAGACTGCAGAAAAAGATCGCAAAGAAACTTTGACGATCTCAAGAAGGGTTCAGTACTTGAAAAAACTTGCCGTTAAAGGAGCCTACATAATAAGGAAGCCGTCTGATTTCATAAAAGACGGCTATGTGATCATTGATGGAGGTACGGTAACCGACATAACAACCAAACTGCCTGAGGGAGAATTCGAGATAATCGGTGGTGCGCACGACATAGTAATGCCGGGCCTCATAAACACGCATGGCCATGCGCCCATGTCTTTATTGAGAGGTGTGGCCGACGACCTCAGACTTGAGGACTGGCTCTTCAACCACATATTCCCGCTTGAGGCTAAATTCGCAGACGCCGACTTTGTCTATATGGGTACGATGCTCTCGTGTCTCGAGATGATCCAGACCGGAACCACGGCCTTTGCCGACGGGTACATGCTTTCGGATTATGTCGGTAAAGCCGCTCAAGAAGCAGGGATGCGGGCCTGGCTGGGCGAAGGTCTTGTGAAATTTCCCACAAGATACATCAATGACCCGGCAAAGGCCTTTGATAAACTTGAAGAATATGTTTTCAAATGGAAAGAAAATCCTCTCATCAGGCCTACCGTGTTCGCCCATTCGGTCTATAGCTGCGAACCCGCTCAGCTTCAAAGGCTTCAGGAATTCATAATAAAAAATGATATCCTGATGCAGATTCATGTAAGCGAAACAGATACCGAAGTGGATAACTGCAGAAAAGAGTCCGGCGTCTCGCCTGTGGGGCTCCTTGACAAGCTGGGCTGTCTTTCGGACCGTATGATAGCCGTACATTGCGTGGCTGTCGACGACAGCGATATTGATATGCTGGCAAAGGCCGGGGTGTCGGTAGCCCACTGCCCCAGGAGCAACAAGAAGCTCGCTTCAGGCATAGCCCCTGTCGATAAGATGGAAAAGGCAGGGATTAATGTCACGATAGGCACTGACGGCTGCGCATCCAACAACAATCTTGACATGTTCCAGGAAATGGCTACCGCGGCGAAGCTGCACAAGGTCGACAGCCTTGACCCTACCGTGCTTGGCGCCGCGGACGTGCTAAAGATGGCTACGATAAACGCTGCAAAAGCACTCAGGTTTGAAGGCGGCGGGCGCATTGAAAAGGGAGGCCCGGCTGACATCATCGTGCTCAACGGTAATGCATCGAATCTGGTCCCTGTCTATAATCCCGTTTCACACACGGTCTACGCGGCGCACGGCCTCAATGTAAAGCACTCGATAATTGCAGGCAGAGTCGTGATGAAAGACTTCAAATGCCTCACCATCGACGAAGACGCTCTCATTTCCGAATGCCGCAAGATAAGCGATAAAATAGCCGCGTATAAAAAGCCCTGATTTTCCTGGCGCTACTCCATTTTTTTAGATTTATCAGTTCACTTTTAAGGCCGCTTGATGAACTCTTCACAAGTCATCTTTCATTCTTCGGACGACAAACAAGGTTTTCATAACATGATATTATATCCAGCATACGCTCAAGTGTCATCATTGCGGGTTACTTTAAAAAATATGAACCACGAAGAACACGAAGAGAATCAAATAGAATCAGTTTTCTTCGTGTCCTTCGTGCTCTTCGTGGTTAAAAATCATTTTGTTATATTGCCTTGAAAAACATTTGCTTATAGACAGTTATGGCTGATAAGCAGTTAAGCAGAATAAGAGGTTGAAAGGTTCTGTTTAACAGTTCTTGAGCTTCATAACTTAACAGCTTCTTATTTCCTTCCTGCCTCAGGCCTCTTTTCTTTTCTTCAAATCCAGTGCGGCTTTCAGGCCTTTTTCACGTATCACCTTGATCTTGAGCCCGGTCTCAGAGAGGCGGAAAAAGCGTTTGCCGTATTTCTTGAGAAGCCTTTCATCGATATCGAAACCCAGCCCCGGTTTTCTGAACGGCTGCAAGAACGCGTTTTTATCAGGCAGAATCGGCGCGATTATCCCCTCGCGAAACTCGGGAATCCACGAGGGCTCTTCGAGCGGATATTCCAGTGGCAGCATGTTTCCCGGGTCGGCCAGCACCATATTCCAGTTGACGTAAAAGCCTATGCCGTTCGTCCATGTGTGGGGCGAATATTCCCGGCCCTTTTCATGGCATGCATCGATCACCTTTTTCACCTGTGCGATGCCGCCTGCAAAGGTCGCATCCGGCTGATATACATGGAAGCAATCCTTTTCGAGCATGATCTTTATCTCGTCCCAGCCGTAATTGAGCTCGGCCCCGGAAATCTTTATCTTCGAGATCTTTTTAAGCGCTGCGTTGTCGTCGTAATTGCGCGACTCTAGCGGCTCCTCCAGCCAGAGAAGGCCGTTTGCATGGCAGGCCTCGGCAAATTCCGTCGCACGCTTCAAATCCCAGTTCGGTATCTTATCGACGATGGATACAGGCCAGCCCTGGTTGGCGTCAACCCCGAGGCTCATCTTGCCACTAAGACCTTTTGAGACTGTTTCTATGTGGCGGATGTCTTCTTTCAATTCCCTGCTTTTCACCCGCAGCTTTGCGGTCTTGAACCCCCGCTCGCGCATGGCCAGCAGCTCGTCAACCCTCCTGTCCGGGTCATGTATCTCTCCTGTCGAGCAGTAAACCTCTATCGGCCGCGCTGTGCCTCCCAGAAGCTCATAGACAGGTTTTCCCTGAGCCTTTCCAATTATGTCCCAGCATGCGGGCTCTATCCAGAAATTGCGCCAGCCCAGAATCCCGGCCTGTTTGAGCAGATCCTGGGTCTTTTCAATATCCATAGGGTCGGCGCCAATCAGATAAGAACCAATCAGGTCGCCGAGCCCCTCCCGCTCGGTTCCCATAGCGGAACCTGCACTGTAACCCTCTATGCCGTCATCAGTAATAAGCTTTACAAGCGTAAACTTGTTGTGGGTCTGCGGATAGCCCGGTATCCATGTCGGCCAGAATGTGGCCTTTAGCGGTACGGAAACATGCCATAATTCAATTATCTTGATTTTCATATTAACATCCCCCTTTCATCACATAATATATACTCGAAAAACTAATTATAAAACAATTTTGCTTGGATTAAGTATTATATTCTTATATTGGTTTAAGCATTCAATTGATGCCGTTTGGCAAAAAACATGAGAGGTGAGAAATATGCTGTCATGCAAAAACAAAAATGATGTCTTTGCTGCCGTTAAAGAATTCAACGTAAGTTTCATACAGTTCTGGTTCACCGATGTCCTGGGAAGGCTCAAGAGCTTCAGCGTCACACCGTCCGAACTTGAAGAAGGAATGGAAGAGGGCATGGGATTTGACGGCTCGTCGATTGAAGGCTTCGCCCGCATCCATGAGAGCGATATGATTGCGAAGGCCGACCCGGAAACCTTCCAGCTCATTGCATGGCGGCCGGGAGACAGGCCGGTGGCCCGGATGTTCTGCGATATAGTAAACCCTGACGGCAAACCCTATGACGGATGTCCGCGCTGGGCTTTAAAACGCATACTGAAAAAAGCTGCATCAATGGGCTACCAAGTCTTCATGGGCCCTGAACTCGAATATTTCTATTTCGCCAGTGAAAAGGCGCCCGAGACCATAGACAAGGCCGGGTATTTTGACGGGCTTCCCATCGACCTGGGCATCGACATCAAACGGGAAACGATATTCGCGCTTCAGAAAATGGGCATAGAGGTTGAATACAGCCATCACGAGGTCGCACCATCCCAGCACGAAATCGACCTGAAATACAAGGAAGCCCTTGTGATGGCTGATACAGTCATGACCTACAGGACAACGGTAAAAGAGATCGCACGTCAGAAAGGCGTCTACGCCACCTTCATGCCGAAGCCGATTTTCGGCGAAAACGGTTCGGGCATGCATGTGCATCAGTCCCTGTTCAAGAACGGGAAAAACTCATTTTTCAACGAGAAGGACAAGTACCATCTGTCGGATACAGGAAAACATTACATAGCGGGAATTCTCACTCATGCCCCCGAGATCACGGCCATCTGCAACCAGTGGATCAATTCCTACAAGAGGCTTGTCCCCGGCTACGAAGCGCCTGTCTATGTCTCATGGGCTCGCAGGAATCGCTCGGCCATGGTAAGGGTTCCCATGTACAAGCCAGGCAAGGCCAACGCCACACGCATGGAATACCGTTCTCCCGACCCGGCATGCAACCCGTATCTCGCATTTGCGGTAATGATTGCCGCAGGACTGAAAGGAATTGAAAACAAATACAAACTGCCCGAACCGATTGAAGAGGACATCTTTGAAATGAATGAGAAAGAGCGCGAAAAAGCAGGCATCATTTCACTTCCCGGGAGTCTTCACGAGGCAGTCTGCGAGCTTCAGAAGAGCAAGCTGGTCCGCGAAACCCTCGGCGACCACATTTTCAATAAATTCATCGAAAACAAGAAAAAGGAATGGGATGCTTTCAGTACCCATATAAGCGCATTCGAAATAGAAAACTACCTGCCCGTTCTGTAAATGCACAAGGGTTCCTGCTTGTTGAAGCAGGAGCCCTCTGAGACAAAGCGAGCAAAACAGCATGGCACTCAATTGATATTCAACCTTACCAAATATCTCATCAAGACCATAATTTTACCGGATGTGGAATAAATTTACTCCTTCTTGCCTGATCATCGTTTTGATAATTCCGATAGATCATATGTATTCATTAAGTTATAATCCTTATCCGAAGGTATGCCGTTTGCATGAATTGAGACATTGAGAACTTACAGGACAGTATCTTGAATCAAGGGGAGGTTGGAATGAAGATATCAAATGGCAGAGGATACTCAAGAAGGGACTTCATCAGGCTTACCGGTAAAGGTGCAGGGTTTGTCGCTTTGTCATCCCTGCCGCTCGCGCTTACCGCATGCGATCCTGACAGATATTTTTATTTTGCCGTAATTGCTGACACTCATATAATAGACGAGTTCTATAAGGGTCCGGAAAGCAACCCTGTTGACACCGAATCCATGTTCAAGACTGCCGAGCGCTATACGGCGGCAAGGGATGTTATCAACAGCCTTGATCCGAAAATCGAGGCCGTTTTCATCGCAGGCGATTATATCCACAATTACCCTTCAAGGGATTATGATTTCTATTTCAGCAACAGAACCCGTTTCGACATAGTAAAAGAGATTACCGCCGGTTTCAACATGCCTGTATATCCATGCTTCGGAAATCATGATTATGACCTTCCCGACATACCGCTCGAATTCTCGCATGCGCTTTTCAGGGAAAAATGGGGGCTTGATCCCTATTATTATATTGACCTGAAGGGATTCCGCTTCATCCATTTGAACAACTACTTAGGCTGCTCAATGGACCCGGAAAGCGGAAAATATAATAACGATCTCGGCTCGTTCGGTGAAGAGCAGCTGCTCTGGCTCGAAGCGCTGCTTGCGGAAAAAAAGCCCAGCTTCGTCTTCTTCCATCAGCCCATGATCATGATAATGCCTAATGAAATCGGCGACCTTGATGTCTTTTCCGTGCTGAACAAGCACAGGAATTGCGTAAAGATGGTCATTGCAGGCCACTGGCACAGATGGGTGGACTTCAGCTGGCTGTTCGGCGTCAGGCATATGGTATGCGCATCGACCCGCTATGACGGCGACAGCTACATGATCATAGAGGTTGACAGGCAGACACAGGGATTCCGTATCCTCAACTGGCCGTGCTACCAGTGGATCACATTCAATACCGCCCCGTACACGCAGAGTCAGCACAAATATCTTGCAAAAGGGGCCTGGGCAAAAAATACATAAAAGAGCCTGTGAGAGTTTTTAAAATTTTTGCCCTTCAGTTATTCTTTATTTACGCCGATTAATTGACCTAGCCATGATTATGAATAATCCATTCCCGGCATATGTCGGTTATGCAGCCCTCACCCCGGAAACCGCACGCGATTTCGTGCTTTCCAGTGAGGAATCCAGCCTTCTGGGACCCAAGGCGGTAAAAAAGAGACGGGACGAATTTTATCTGGGGCGGGCGGCCTGCAATGCGGCGCTCAAATCAATCGGAATAGAAAATCCCGGGCCAGTCCTCAAAGGCCCATCCAGCGAACCTCTGTGGCCCAAAAACATAATAGGCGCCTTGAGCCATTGTCCAGGGATAGCTGTCTGCGCCGTATGCCATGATAATATGCTCATGGGGCTGGGTATCGATATTGAAGAGCTTCCCGGCGACATGCCGCAGGATGTCATCAGGCTGGTCTGCACCGGAAAGGAAATGGAATGGGTAGGAAACGAGACTTATAAGATGAAAATGATCTTTTCCGCCAAGGAGGCGGCTTTCAAGGCGTTCTTCCCGTCCGTGGGCGTGTACATGGATTTCAAGGATGCAGAACTTCATTGGAACGAGCAAAAAACCGCCTTTGATGCCAGACTTTTAAAAAAGTATCTTCCGTTTGAAAAGGGGTTTTCCTTTGAAATAGGGTGCAGAATAAATTCCCGCTATATACTGAGTTATATCATGCTTAAAAAGCAGCCGGCGGTTTAGAACTTATCCACCAGTTCCTTCGGCCTGCCTATGCTCGACTTTATCTGTATGACCTTGCCGCTAACCGGGTCCCTTGGTATCATGTCCAGTATCTCGCCCTCGAAGGTCATCCTTCCGGCAAGCCCTTCGCGCTCCATGTTGAACTCCATGATCTTCACCAGATCCTCGGGTGTTATCGTGCCGGGCTTTTCCGGTACAATTCTGAATACGGCCTTGTCCCTTTCGACCTGGTCGATCTGATACTCCTTGAACCCCTGCATATTGAGCGCCGGAACAAGGAAGATATACGGATGGACAGGTTCATAACCGCCGCCTGGTTTTGATATGAAGAGTATCTCTTCTGTCCTGCCCTCGACAGCTTTTATTTTCGGAAGCCTGTTTCCGCATGTGCAGCCGGCATCGTCCATGATGACACGATCGTTGACCTCATACCTGATCATCGGTTGTGCGTATGTGTACAGATTTGTTACGAGCACCCTGGTACTGGATTTTCCGGGCGGCACAGGCTTGTAGTTTTCGTCTACCGGTTCGAAGATTACCAGATCGCTGTTTATATGCATGCCCGAATGCAGTTCGCATTCCCTTGCCATGATGATGCTCTCGCACGCGCCATAGGTGTTGGTCACGTCGATTCCAAAGGCCTTCCTCACCATTTCCCGTGTCTTGTTGCTGAGCGGTTC of the Desulfomonilia bacterium genome contains:
- a CDS encoding mandelate racemase/muconate lactonizing enzyme family protein, which gives rise to MKIKIIELWHVSVPLKATFWPTWIPGYPQTHNKFTLVKLITDDGIEGYSAGSAMGTEREGLGDLIGSYLIGADPMDIEKTQDLLKQAGILGWRNFWIEPACWDIIGKAQGKPVYELLGGTARPIEVYCSTGEIHDPDRRVDELLAMRERGFKTAKLRVKSRELKEDIRHIETVSKGLSGKMSLGVDANQGWPVSIVDKIPNWDLKRATEFAEACHANGLLWLEEPLESRNYDDNAALKKISKIKISGAELNYGWDEIKIMLEKDCFHVYQPDATFAGGIAQVKKVIDACHEKGREYSPHTWTNGIGFYVNWNMVLADPGNMLPLEYPLEEPSWIPEFREGIIAPILPDKNAFLQPFRKPGLGFDIDERLLKKYGKRFFRLSETGLKIKVIREKGLKAALDLKKRKEA
- a CDS encoding glutamine synthetase family protein, translating into MLSCKNKNDVFAAVKEFNVSFIQFWFTDVLGRLKSFSVTPSELEEGMEEGMGFDGSSIEGFARIHESDMIAKADPETFQLIAWRPGDRPVARMFCDIVNPDGKPYDGCPRWALKRILKKAASMGYQVFMGPELEYFYFASEKAPETIDKAGYFDGLPIDLGIDIKRETIFALQKMGIEVEYSHHEVAPSQHEIDLKYKEALVMADTVMTYRTTVKEIARQKGVYATFMPKPIFGENGSGMHVHQSLFKNGKNSFFNEKDKYHLSDTGKHYIAGILTHAPEITAICNQWINSYKRLVPGYEAPVYVSWARRNRSAMVRVPMYKPGKANATRMEYRSPDPACNPYLAFAVMIAAGLKGIENKYKLPEPIEEDIFEMNEKEREKAGIISLPGSLHEAVCELQKSKLVRETLGDHIFNKFIENKKKEWDAFSTHISAFEIENYLPVL
- a CDS encoding metallophosphoesterase — protein: MKISNGRGYSRRDFIRLTGKGAGFVALSSLPLALTACDPDRYFYFAVIADTHIIDEFYKGPESNPVDTESMFKTAERYTAARDVINSLDPKIEAVFIAGDYIHNYPSRDYDFYFSNRTRFDIVKEITAGFNMPVYPCFGNHDYDLPDIPLEFSHALFREKWGLDPYYYIDLKGFRFIHLNNYLGCSMDPESGKYNNDLGSFGEEQLLWLEALLAEKKPSFVFFHQPMIMIMPNEIGDLDVFSVLNKHRNCVKMVIAGHWHRWVDFSWLFGVRHMVCASTRYDGDSYMIIEVDRQTQGFRILNWPCYQWITFNTAPYTQSQHKYLAKGAWAKNT
- a CDS encoding amidohydrolase; its protein translation is MKKLAVKGAYIIRKPSDFIKDGYVIIDGGTVTDITTKLPEGEFEIIGGAHDIVMPGLINTHGHAPMSLLRGVADDLRLEDWLFNHIFPLEAKFADADFVYMGTMLSCLEMIQTGTTAFADGYMLSDYVGKAAQEAGMRAWLGEGLVKFPTRYINDPAKAFDKLEEYVFKWKENPLIRPTVFAHSVYSCEPAQLQRLQEFIIKNDILMQIHVSETDTEVDNCRKESGVSPVGLLDKLGCLSDRMIAVHCVAVDDSDIDMLAKAGVSVAHCPRSNKKLASGIAPVDKMEKAGINVTIGTDGCASNNNLDMFQEMATAAKLHKVDSLDPTVLGAADVLKMATINAAKALRFEGGGRIEKGGPADIIVLNGNASNLVPVYNPVSHTVYAAHGLNVKHSIIAGRVVMKDFKCLTIDEDALISECRKISDKIAAYKKP
- a CDS encoding 4'-phosphopantetheinyl transferase superfamily protein, encoding MNNPFPAYVGYAALTPETARDFVLSSEESSLLGPKAVKKRRDEFYLGRAACNAALKSIGIENPGPVLKGPSSEPLWPKNIIGALSHCPGIAVCAVCHDNMLMGLGIDIEELPGDMPQDVIRLVCTGKEMEWVGNETYKMKMIFSAKEAAFKAFFPSVGVYMDFKDAELHWNEQKTAFDARLLKKYLPFEKGFSFEIGCRINSRYILSYIMLKKQPAV